In Leclercia pneumoniae, the genomic window TTCAATCTGATCGCCCATCTGCAACTGATAGGTAAACGGCACGATACGGCCACCAATTTTGGCACCGATGCAGCGATGGCCTACATCGCTGTGAATATGGTAGGCAAAATCGAGCGGGGTCGATCCTGCGGGAAGATCCACCACGTCGCCCTTCGGCGTAAAGACATAGACCCGGTCATCAAAGACCTGGCTGCGCACCTCATCCAGCATTTCGCCGGAGTCGGCCATCTCCTCCTGCCACGCAATCAGCTTACGCAGCCAGGCGATGCGATCTTCATGGCCGGAACGCGCCCCGCCTGAGGTGCCCTCTTTATATTTCCAGTGCGCGGCGACGCCCAATTCGGACTCTTCGTGCATCTGTTTGGTACGGATCTGGATCTCCACCGGTTTGCCGCCCGGCCCCAGCACCACGGTGTGGATCGACTGGTAGCCGTTCGGTTTCGGGTTCGCGACGTAGTCGTCGAACTCATCCGGCATGTGGCGGTAATGGGTGTGAACAATCCCCAGCGCAGCGTAGCAGTCCTGCAAACGCTCGGCAACGATTCGCACGGCGCGCACATCAAACAGCTCATCAAAGGCGAGATGCTTTTTCTGCATTTTGCGCCAGATGCTGTAGATGTGCTTCGGCCGGCCATAGACTTCGGCCTTCACGCCCTCTTCTTTCATCGACTTACGTAAGCCGCCGACAAACTCTTCAATGTAGTGTTCGCGGTCGATACGGCGTTCATGCAACAGCTTAGCGATACGTTTGTATTCCGCCGGATGCAGGTAGCGGAAGCAGTAATCCTCCAGCTCCCATTTCAGCTGGCCGATCCCCAGACGGTTCGCCAGCGGCGCATAGATATTGGTGCACTCTTTCGCCGCCAGCACGCGTTCGTCTTCCGGCGCATCTTTGACTTCGCGCAGATGGGCCACGCGTTCGGCGAGCTTAATGACCACGCAGCGGAAGTCATCCACCATGGCCAGCAGCATACGGCGAACGTTATCGACCTGTTCGGAAGAGACGGAGTCGGTATGGGTTGCTTTAAGCTGGCGGATAGCCGCCATGTCACGTACGCCGTGTATCAGCGAGACGATCGACTTCCCGACGCTTTCGCGCAGCACCTCTTCGGAGACCACCTCGGCGTCGGCCAGCGGGAAGAGCATGGCGGCGAGCAAAGTGTCAATATCCATGCTCAGCATGGAGAGGATCTCCACCATCTCTACGCCGCGCCACAGCAGCAGCTCGGCATCGGGATGCCCTTGGGTGGTGCGCAGACAATAGGCCCAGGTTTCGGTTAAGCGTTCACACGACTGCTGGCTGGAAATCCCCAGACTTGCGATCCATTTTTGTGGGTCAAACTCACCAGCTTTATTGAGATGTGCACTTCTTACCGCAACCATTGTCCTCTCCTTTTGGGACCGTGCCTGTCGAATTCGACAAGCCGAAACTAATCGATGTGCTCAAACAACGCCATGGATTCCAGGTGTCCAGTGTGCGGGAACATATCCAGCATTGCCAGACGCGTAATTTGGTAACCCGCACGCAATAATGCCTCACTATCCCGGGCAAGCGTCGCCGGATTGCAGGAGACATAAACCACGCGCGTTGGCGCGAGTTTAATAATATGCTGCATCACGCCAGGCGCGCCAGCGCGTGCCGGGTCGAGCAGGATTTTATCGAAACCGTGCTTCGCCCAGGGCTGCTGCGTGACATCCTCTTCCAGGTTCTCATGAAAGAATGTCACGTTGTTCAGCTCATTGTGACGGGCATTGTCACGCCCTTTTTCCACCAGCGCTGCCACCCCTTCGACCCCCACCACGCTCTGTGCCCGCGTAGCCAGCGGCAAGGTGAAGTTACCCATCCCACAAAACAGATCCAGTACCCGGTCGTCACGCTGAACGTCAAGCCAGGCCATTGCGGTCTCCACCATTTGCTGGTTAACCCCGTCGTTGACCTGAATAAAATCGCGTGGGCTGAACGTTAAGCGTAGCCCGTCTGAATCATACCAGGGGCTTTCACCGCTAAGCTGCTCAAGTATCTCGCTTTGCGGAGCGAGATAAAGCGCAAGCTGATGGGAATGCGAAAAGCGTTCCAGTTTTTCGCGATCTTTCGCACTGAGCGGCGCGGTATGGCGCAAGACCATCATTGGCCCGTTGTTCGCCTGCACCAGTTCTACGTGGCCGAGATGACGCACACCCTCCAGTCCGGAGAGACATTCGCGCACCGCGGGGAGCAATGCCTCAAGTTGGGGCGCAAGAACGGGGCACTGTTTGACGTCAACAATATCGCTGGAGTTGGCTTTACGAAAACCCATTTCCAGGCGTTCTGTTTTCGGCTGATAGTTAAGGCTGAGCCGCGCACGACGCCGATAGCCCCAGGGCGTGTCGGCGATAATCTCGTTGACCTCATTTTTCAATAAACGCGCCAGCGCGCTGCTTTTGCTTTTCTCTTGCAGGGCAATGCTGGCATGCTGTTGCTGGCAACCGCCACAGACGCCAAAGTGCGGACAACGCGGGATTTCGCGTTCGGGGCTATCATTCAGGCGGCGTTTTACCTGGCCGCGGGCATACTGACGTTTCTCTTCCGTCAGGGTGATTTCCGCCCGTTCCCCCGGTAACAAACCCGGAATAAATAACGCCTTACCGTTATGGCGCGCCACGCCCTGACCGAAGGGATCAAGGTCGGTGACATCAACAGTTATGATCTGACGCGTCGTCACGCGTC contains:
- the rlmD gene encoding 23S rRNA (uracil(1939)-C(5))-methyltransferase RlmD, coding for MAQFYSAKRRVTTRQIITVDVTDLDPFGQGVARHNGKALFIPGLLPGERAEITLTEEKRQYARGQVKRRLNDSPEREIPRCPHFGVCGGCQQQHASIALQEKSKSSALARLLKNEVNEIIADTPWGYRRRARLSLNYQPKTERLEMGFRKANSSDIVDVKQCPVLAPQLEALLPAVRECLSGLEGVRHLGHVELVQANNGPMMVLRHTAPLSAKDREKLERFSHSHQLALYLAPQSEILEQLSGESPWYDSDGLRLTFSPRDFIQVNDGVNQQMVETAMAWLDVQRDDRVLDLFCGMGNFTLPLATRAQSVVGVEGVAALVEKGRDNARHNELNNVTFFHENLEEDVTQQPWAKHGFDKILLDPARAGAPGVMQHIIKLAPTRVVYVSCNPATLARDSEALLRAGYQITRLAMLDMFPHTGHLESMALFEHID
- the relA gene encoding GTP diphosphokinase → MVAVRSAHLNKAGEFDPQKWIASLGISSQQSCERLTETWAYCLRTTQGHPDAELLLWRGVEMVEILSMLSMDIDTLLAAMLFPLADAEVVSEEVLRESVGKSIVSLIHGVRDMAAIRQLKATHTDSVSSEQVDNVRRMLLAMVDDFRCVVIKLAERVAHLREVKDAPEDERVLAAKECTNIYAPLANRLGIGQLKWELEDYCFRYLHPAEYKRIAKLLHERRIDREHYIEEFVGGLRKSMKEEGVKAEVYGRPKHIYSIWRKMQKKHLAFDELFDVRAVRIVAERLQDCYAALGIVHTHYRHMPDEFDDYVANPKPNGYQSIHTVVLGPGGKPVEIQIRTKQMHEESELGVAAHWKYKEGTSGGARSGHEDRIAWLRKLIAWQEEMADSGEMLDEVRSQVFDDRVYVFTPKGDVVDLPAGSTPLDFAYHIHSDVGHRCIGAKIGGRIVPFTYQLQMGDQIEIITQKQPNPSRDWLNPNLGYVTTSRGRSKIHAWFRKQDRDKNILAGRQILDDELEHLGIHLKEAEKHLLPRYNFNELDELLAAIGGGDIRLNQMVNFLQAQFNKPSAEEQDAAALKQLQQKTYVPPQHHSKDNGRVVVEGVGNLMHHIARCCQPIPGDEIVGFITQGRGISIHRADCDQLAELQSHAPERIVDAVWGESYSAGYSLVVRVSANDRSGLLRDITTILANEKVNVLGVASRSDTRQQLATIDMTIEIYNLQVLGRVLGKLNQVPDVIDARRLHGG